The Microtus ochrogaster isolate Prairie Vole_2 unplaced genomic scaffold, MicOch1.0 UNK90, whole genome shotgun sequence genome contains a region encoding:
- the Adgrl1 gene encoding adhesion G protein-coupled receptor L1 isoform X6, translated as MCSVMKWSRKGMGGWGGAPHLSDISAALVPPPEPGMVTVFVCPGTLQKVLEPTSTHESEHQSGAWCKDPLQAGDRIYVMPWIPYRTDTLTEYASWEDYVAARHTTTYRLPNRVDGTGFVVYDGAVFYNKERTRNIVKYDLRTRIKSGETVINTANYHDTSPYRWGGKTDIDLAVDENGLWVIYATEGNNGRLVVSQLNPYTLRFEGTWETGYDKRSASNAFMVCGVLYVLRSVYVDDDSEAAGNRVDYAFNTNANREEPVSLAFPNPYQFVSSVDYNPRDNQLYVWNNYFVVRYSLEFGPPDPSAGPATSPPLSTTTTARPTPLTSTASPAATTPLRRAPLTTHPVGAINQLGPDLPPATAPVPSTRRPPAPNLHVSPELFCEPREVRRVQWPATQQGMLVERPCPKGTRGIASFQCLPALGLWNPRGPDLSNCTSPWVNQVAQKIKSGENAANIASELARHTRGSIYAGDVSSSVKLMEQLLDILDAQLQALRPIERESAGKNYNKMHKRERTCKDYIKAVVETVDNLLRPEALESWKDMNATEQVHTATMLLDVLEEGAFLLADNVREPARFLAAKQNVVLEVTVLNTEGQVQELVFPQEYPSENSIQLSANTIKQNSRNGVVKVVFILYNNLGLFLSTENATVKLAGETGTGGPGGASLVVNSQVIAASINKESSRVFLMDPVIFTVAHLEAKNHFNANCSFWNYSERSMLGYWSTQGCRLVESNKTHTTCACSHLTNFAVLMAHREIYQGRINELLLSVITWVGIVISLVCLAICISTFCFLRGLQTDRNTIHKNLCINLFLAELLFLVGIDKTQYEVACPIFAGLLHYFFLAAFSWLCLEGVHLYLLLVEVFESEYSRTKYYYLGGYCFPALVVGIAAAIDYRSYGTEKACWLRVDNYFIWSFIGPVSFVIVVNLVFLMVTLHKMIRSSSVLKPDSSRLDNIKSWALGAIALLFLLGLTWAFGLLFINKESVVMAYLFTTFNAFQGVFIFVFHCALQKKVHKEYSKCLRHSYCCIRSPPGGTHGSLKTSAMRSNTRYYTGTQSRIRRMWNDTVRKQTESSFMAGDVNSTPTLNRGTMGNHLLTNPVLQPRGGTSPYNTLIAESVGFNPSSPPVFNSPGSYREPKHPLGGREACGMDTLPLNGNFNNSYSLRSGDFPPGDGGPEPPRGRNLADAAAFEKMIISELVHNNLRGASGGAKGPPPEPPVPPVPGVSEDEAGGPGGADRAEIELLYKALEEPLLLPRAQSVLYQSDLDESESCTAEDGATSRPLSSPPGRDSLYASGANLRDSPSYPDSSPEGPNEALPPPPPAPPGPPEIYYTSRPPALVARNPLQGYYQVRRPSHEGYLAAPSLEGPGPDGDGQMQLVTSL; from the exons ATGTGCTCAGTGATG AAGTGGAGCAGAAAG GGAATgggggggtggggcggggcccCCCACCTTTCTGACATCAGCGCTGCCTTGGTCCCTCCTCCTGAGCCGGGGATGGTCACAG TCTTCGTGTGCCCAGGGACTCTGCAGAAGGTACTGGAGCCCACCTCCACACATGAGTCAGAGCACCAGTCTGGTGCCTGGTGCAAGGACCCGCTGCAGGCAGGTGACCGTATCTACGTCATGCCCTGGATCCCCTACCGCACGGACACACTGACTGAATATGCCTCGTGGGAGGACTATGTGGCTGCGCGCCACACCACCACGTACCGACTGCCCAACCGTGTGGATGGCACTGGCTTTGTAGTCTACGATGGCGCAGTCTTCTACAACAAGGAGCGCACGCGCAACATCGTCAAGTATGACCTGCGGACTCGCATCAAGAGCGGAGAGACAGTCATCAACACAGCCAACTACCATGACACCTCGCCTTACCGTTGGGGAGGCAAGACCGACATTGACCTGGCGGTGGATGAGAACGGGCTGTGGGTCATCTATGCCACTGAGGGCAACAACGGGCGCCTGGTGGTGAGCCAGCTCAACCCCTACACGCTGCGCTTTGAGGGCACCTGGGAAACGGGCTACGACAAGCGCTCGGCCTCCAATGCCTTCATGGTATGCGGTGTCCTCTACGTGCTGCGCTCCGTGTATGTGGATGACGACAGCGAGGCGGCGGGCAACCGTGTGGACTATGCCTTCAACACCAATGCAAACCGAGAGGAGCCAGTCAGTCTCGCTTTCCCCAACCCCTACCAGTTTGTGTCCTCTGTCGACTACAACCCCCGGGACAACCAGCTGTATGTGTGGAATAACTACTTTGTGGTGCGCTACAGCCTGGAGTTTGGACCCCCAGACCCCAGCGCTG GCCCAGCCACTTCTCCACCTCTCAGTACCACCACCACAGCTCGGCCCACACCCCTCACCAGCACAGCCTCGCCTGCAGCCACCACTCCACTCCGTCGGGCACCCCTCACCACACACCCAGTGGGTGCCATTAACCAGCTCGGACCTGACCTGCCTCCAGCGACAGCCCCAGTGCCCAGCACCCGGCGGCCCCCAGCTCCCAATCTGCATGTGTCCCCTGAGCTCTTCTGTGAACCCCGAGAGGTCCGGCGGGTCCAGTGGCCAGCCACCCAACAGGGTATGCTGGTGGAGAGGCCTTGCCCCAAGGGAACGCGAG GAATTGCCTCGTTCCAGTGTCTCCCTGCTTTGGGGCTCTGGAATCCTCGTGGTCCTGACCTCAGTAACTGCACCTCCCCTTGGGTCAACCAAGTAGCCCAGAAG ATTAAGAGTGGAGAGAATGCAGCCAACATTGCTAGTGAGCTGGCCCGCCATACGCGGGGCTCCATCTACGCTGGGGACGTGTCCTCATCGGTGAAGCTGATGGAACAGCTGTTAGACATCCTGGATGCCCAGCTCCAGGCCCTCCGGCCCATTGAGCGCGAATCAGCTGGCAAGAACTACAACAAG atGCACAAGCGAGAGAGAACCTGCAAGGATTATATCAAG GCCGTGGTGGAGACGGTGGACAACCTGCTCCGGCCAGAGGCGCTTGAGTCCTGGAAAGACATGAATGCCACAGAACAGGTGCATACAGCCACCATGCTCCTAGATGTCCTGGAGGAGGGGGCCTTCCTGCTGGCCGACAATGTCAGGGAACCCGCTCGCTTCTTAGCTGCCAAGCAGAATGTGG TCCTGGAGGTGACTGTCCTGAACACAGAGGGTCAAGTGCAGGAGTTGGTGTTTCCCCAGGAATATCCCAGCGAGAACTCCATCCAGCTGTCTGCCAACACCATCAAGCAGAATAGCCGCAACG GGGTGGTCAAGGTTGTCTTCATCCTCTACAACAACTTGGGCCTGTTCTTGTCCACGGAGAATGCCACGGTGAAGCTGGCAGGCGAGACAGGGACCGGTGGCCCTGGCGGTGCCTCCCTGGTGGTGAACTCACAGGTCATCGCAGCTTCCATCAATAAGGAATCAAGCCGCGTCTTCCTCATGGACCCTGTCATCTTTACTGTGGCTCACTTGGAG GCCAAGAACCACTTCAATGCAAACTGCTCCTTCTGGAACTACTCAGAGCGCTCCATGCTGGGCTACTGGTCAACCCAGGGCTGCCGCCTGGTGGAATCCAATAAGACCCATACCACATGTGCCTGCAGCCACCTCACCAACTTCGCAGTGCTCATGGCTCACCGAGAGATC TACCAGGGCCGGATCAATGAGCTGCTGCTGTCGGTCATCACCTGGGTGGGCATTGTCATCTCCCTGGTCTGTCTGGCCATCTGTATCTCCACCTTCTGCTTCCTGCGAGGCCTGCAGACCGACCGCAACACCATCCACAAGAACCTGTGCATCAACCTCTTCCTTGCCGAGCTGCTTTTCCTGGTTGGGATAGACAAGACTCAGTATGAG GTTGCCTGCCCCATCTTCGCGGGCCTGCTGCACTACTTTTTCCTGGCCGCGTTTTCCTGGCTGTGCCTGGAAGGTGTGCACCTCTACCTGCTGCTGGTGGAAGTATTTGAAAGCGAATACTCACGTACCAAGTACTATTACCTGGGCGGCTACTGCTTCCCAGCCCTGGTGGTAGGCATCGCAGCCGCCATTGACTACCGAAGCTATGGCACCGAGAAGGC CTGCTGGCTGAGAGTTGACAACTACTTCATCTGGAGCTTCATTGGGCCTGTTTCCTTTGTCATTGTG GTGAACCTGGTGTTCCTCATGGTGACCCTGCACAAGATGATCCGGAGCTCATCAGTGCTCAAGCCTGACTCCAGTCGCCTTGACAACATCAA GTCCTGGGCGCTGGGCGCCATTGCGCTGCTCTTCTTGCTGGGCCTCACCTGGGCTTTCGGCCTCCTCTTCATCAACAAGGAGTCTGTAGTCATGGCCTATCTCTTCACTACCTTCAACGCCTTCCAGGGGGTCTTCATCTTTGTCTTTCACTGCGCCTTACAGAAAAAG GTGCACAAGGAGTACAGCAAGTGCCTGCGTCACTCCTACTGCTGCATCCGCTCCCCACCTGGGGGTACTCACGGCTCCCTCAAGACCTCAGCCATGCGAAGTAACACCCGATACTACACAGGGACCCAG agcCGAATCCGGAGGATGTGGAACGACACCGTGAGGAAACAGACAGAGTCCTCCTTTATGGCAGGTGACGTCAACAGCACCCCCACCCTGAACCGAG GTACCATGGGGAATCATCTACTGACCAACCCCGTGCTACAACCCCGTGGGGGCACCAGCCCATACAATACACTCATTGCAGAATCTGTGGGCTTCAATCCTTCCTCGCCCCCAGTCTTCAACTCCCCAG GAAGCTACAGGGAACCCA AGCACCCCTTGGGAGGCCGGGAAGCCTGTGGCATGGACACCCTGCCCCTTAACGGCAACTTCAACAACAGCTACTCCTTGAGAAGCGGGGATTTCCCTCCAGGGGATGGGGGTCCCGAGCCACCCCGAGGTCGGAACCTGGCCGATGCCGCCGCCTTTGAGAAGATGATCATCTCAGAGCTGGTGCACAACAACCTGCGGGGGGCCAGTGGGGGCGCCAAAGGGCCTCCGCCGGAGCCTCCTGTGCCACCCGTGCCAGGGGTCAGTGAGGACGAGGCCGGCGGGCCTGGGGGTGCTGACCGGGCAGAGATTGAACTTCTCTACAAGGCCCTGGAGGAGCCACTGCTGCTGCCCCGGGCCCAGTCGGTGCTGTACCAGAGTGATCTGGATGAGTCGGAGAGCTGCACGGCAGAGGATGGGGCCACCAGTCGGCCCCTTTCCTCACCTCCCGGCCGGGACTCCCTCTATGCCAGCGGGGCCAACCTGCGGGACTCGCCCTCCTACCCGGACAGCAGCCCCGAAGGGCCTAATgaggccctgcccccacccccacctgccccCCCTGGGCCCCCAGAAATCTACTACACCTCCCGCCCGCCGGCCCTGGTGGCTCGGAATCCCCTACAGGGCTACTACCAGGTGCGGCGGCCCAGCCATGAGGGCTACCTGGCAGCCCCCAGTCTCGAGGGGCCAGGGCCCGATGGGGATGGGCAGATGCAGTTGGTCACCAGTCTCTGA
- the Adgrl1 gene encoding adhesion G protein-coupled receptor L1 isoform X8, which produces MPWIPYRTDTLTEYASWEDYVAARHTTTYRLPNRVDGTGFVVYDGAVFYNKERTRNIVKYDLRTRIKSGETVINTANYHDTSPYRWGGKTDIDLAVDENGLWVIYATEGNNGRLVVSQLNPYTLRFEGTWETGYDKRSASNAFMVCGVLYVLRSVYVDDDSEAAGNRVDYAFNTNANREEPVSLAFPNPYQFVSSVDYNPRDNQLYVWNNYFVVRYSLEFGPPDPSAGPATSPPLSTTTTARPTPLTSTASPAATTPLRRAPLTTHPVGAINQLGPDLPPATAPVPSTRRPPAPNLHVSPELFCEPREVRRVQWPATQQGMLVERPCPKGTRGIASFQCLPALGLWNPRGPDLSNCTSPWVNQVAQKIKSGENAANIASELARHTRGSIYAGDVSSSVKLMEQLLDILDAQLQALRPIERESAGKNYNKMHKRERTCKDYIKAVVETVDNLLRPEALESWKDMNATEQVHTATMLLDVLEEGAFLLADNVREPARFLAAKQNVVLEVTVLNTEGQVQELVFPQEYPSENSIQLSANTIKQNSRNGVVKVVFILYNNLGLFLSTENATVKLAGETGTGGPGGASLVVNSQVIAASINKESSRVFLMDPVIFTVAHLEAKNHFNANCSFWNYSERSMLGYWSTQGCRLVESNKTHTTCACSHLTNFAVLMAHREIYQGRINELLLSVITWVGIVISLVCLAICISTFCFLRGLQTDRNTIHKNLCINLFLAELLFLVGIDKTQYEVACPIFAGLLHYFFLAAFSWLCLEGVHLYLLLVEVFESEYSRTKYYYLGGYCFPALVVGIAAAIDYRSYGTEKACWLRVDNYFIWSFIGPVSFVIVVNLVFLMVTLHKMIRSSSVLKPDSSRLDNIKSWALGAIALLFLLGLTWAFGLLFINKESVVMAYLFTTFNAFQGVFIFVFHCALQKKVHKEYSKCLRHSYCCIRSPPGGTHGSLKTSAMRSNTRYYTGTQSRIRRMWNDTVRKQTESSFMAGDVNSTPTLNRGTMGNHLLTNPVLQPRGGTSPYNTLIAESVGFNPSSPPVFNSPGSYREPKHPLGGREACGMDTLPLNGNFNNSYSLRSGDFPPGDGGPEPPRGRNLADAAAFEKMIISELVHNNLRGASGGAKGPPPEPPVPPVPGVSEDEAGGPGGADRAEIELLYKALEEPLLLPRAQSVLYQSDLDESESCTAEDGATSRPLSSPPGRDSLYASGANLRDSPSYPDSSPEGPNEALPPPPPAPPGPPEIYYTSRPPALVARNPLQGYYQVRRPSHEGYLAAPSLEGPGPDGDGQMQLVTSL; this is translated from the exons ATGCCCTGGATCCCCTACCGCACGGACACACTGACTGAATATGCCTCGTGGGAGGACTATGTGGCTGCGCGCCACACCACCACGTACCGACTGCCCAACCGTGTGGATGGCACTGGCTTTGTAGTCTACGATGGCGCAGTCTTCTACAACAAGGAGCGCACGCGCAACATCGTCAAGTATGACCTGCGGACTCGCATCAAGAGCGGAGAGACAGTCATCAACACAGCCAACTACCATGACACCTCGCCTTACCGTTGGGGAGGCAAGACCGACATTGACCTGGCGGTGGATGAGAACGGGCTGTGGGTCATCTATGCCACTGAGGGCAACAACGGGCGCCTGGTGGTGAGCCAGCTCAACCCCTACACGCTGCGCTTTGAGGGCACCTGGGAAACGGGCTACGACAAGCGCTCGGCCTCCAATGCCTTCATGGTATGCGGTGTCCTCTACGTGCTGCGCTCCGTGTATGTGGATGACGACAGCGAGGCGGCGGGCAACCGTGTGGACTATGCCTTCAACACCAATGCAAACCGAGAGGAGCCAGTCAGTCTCGCTTTCCCCAACCCCTACCAGTTTGTGTCCTCTGTCGACTACAACCCCCGGGACAACCAGCTGTATGTGTGGAATAACTACTTTGTGGTGCGCTACAGCCTGGAGTTTGGACCCCCAGACCCCAGCGCTG GCCCAGCCACTTCTCCACCTCTCAGTACCACCACCACAGCTCGGCCCACACCCCTCACCAGCACAGCCTCGCCTGCAGCCACCACTCCACTCCGTCGGGCACCCCTCACCACACACCCAGTGGGTGCCATTAACCAGCTCGGACCTGACCTGCCTCCAGCGACAGCCCCAGTGCCCAGCACCCGGCGGCCCCCAGCTCCCAATCTGCATGTGTCCCCTGAGCTCTTCTGTGAACCCCGAGAGGTCCGGCGGGTCCAGTGGCCAGCCACCCAACAGGGTATGCTGGTGGAGAGGCCTTGCCCCAAGGGAACGCGAG GAATTGCCTCGTTCCAGTGTCTCCCTGCTTTGGGGCTCTGGAATCCTCGTGGTCCTGACCTCAGTAACTGCACCTCCCCTTGGGTCAACCAAGTAGCCCAGAAG ATTAAGAGTGGAGAGAATGCAGCCAACATTGCTAGTGAGCTGGCCCGCCATACGCGGGGCTCCATCTACGCTGGGGACGTGTCCTCATCGGTGAAGCTGATGGAACAGCTGTTAGACATCCTGGATGCCCAGCTCCAGGCCCTCCGGCCCATTGAGCGCGAATCAGCTGGCAAGAACTACAACAAG atGCACAAGCGAGAGAGAACCTGCAAGGATTATATCAAG GCCGTGGTGGAGACGGTGGACAACCTGCTCCGGCCAGAGGCGCTTGAGTCCTGGAAAGACATGAATGCCACAGAACAGGTGCATACAGCCACCATGCTCCTAGATGTCCTGGAGGAGGGGGCCTTCCTGCTGGCCGACAATGTCAGGGAACCCGCTCGCTTCTTAGCTGCCAAGCAGAATGTGG TCCTGGAGGTGACTGTCCTGAACACAGAGGGTCAAGTGCAGGAGTTGGTGTTTCCCCAGGAATATCCCAGCGAGAACTCCATCCAGCTGTCTGCCAACACCATCAAGCAGAATAGCCGCAACG GGGTGGTCAAGGTTGTCTTCATCCTCTACAACAACTTGGGCCTGTTCTTGTCCACGGAGAATGCCACGGTGAAGCTGGCAGGCGAGACAGGGACCGGTGGCCCTGGCGGTGCCTCCCTGGTGGTGAACTCACAGGTCATCGCAGCTTCCATCAATAAGGAATCAAGCCGCGTCTTCCTCATGGACCCTGTCATCTTTACTGTGGCTCACTTGGAG GCCAAGAACCACTTCAATGCAAACTGCTCCTTCTGGAACTACTCAGAGCGCTCCATGCTGGGCTACTGGTCAACCCAGGGCTGCCGCCTGGTGGAATCCAATAAGACCCATACCACATGTGCCTGCAGCCACCTCACCAACTTCGCAGTGCTCATGGCTCACCGAGAGATC TACCAGGGCCGGATCAATGAGCTGCTGCTGTCGGTCATCACCTGGGTGGGCATTGTCATCTCCCTGGTCTGTCTGGCCATCTGTATCTCCACCTTCTGCTTCCTGCGAGGCCTGCAGACCGACCGCAACACCATCCACAAGAACCTGTGCATCAACCTCTTCCTTGCCGAGCTGCTTTTCCTGGTTGGGATAGACAAGACTCAGTATGAG GTTGCCTGCCCCATCTTCGCGGGCCTGCTGCACTACTTTTTCCTGGCCGCGTTTTCCTGGCTGTGCCTGGAAGGTGTGCACCTCTACCTGCTGCTGGTGGAAGTATTTGAAAGCGAATACTCACGTACCAAGTACTATTACCTGGGCGGCTACTGCTTCCCAGCCCTGGTGGTAGGCATCGCAGCCGCCATTGACTACCGAAGCTATGGCACCGAGAAGGC CTGCTGGCTGAGAGTTGACAACTACTTCATCTGGAGCTTCATTGGGCCTGTTTCCTTTGTCATTGTG GTGAACCTGGTGTTCCTCATGGTGACCCTGCACAAGATGATCCGGAGCTCATCAGTGCTCAAGCCTGACTCCAGTCGCCTTGACAACATCAA GTCCTGGGCGCTGGGCGCCATTGCGCTGCTCTTCTTGCTGGGCCTCACCTGGGCTTTCGGCCTCCTCTTCATCAACAAGGAGTCTGTAGTCATGGCCTATCTCTTCACTACCTTCAACGCCTTCCAGGGGGTCTTCATCTTTGTCTTTCACTGCGCCTTACAGAAAAAG GTGCACAAGGAGTACAGCAAGTGCCTGCGTCACTCCTACTGCTGCATCCGCTCCCCACCTGGGGGTACTCACGGCTCCCTCAAGACCTCAGCCATGCGAAGTAACACCCGATACTACACAGGGACCCAG agcCGAATCCGGAGGATGTGGAACGACACCGTGAGGAAACAGACAGAGTCCTCCTTTATGGCAGGTGACGTCAACAGCACCCCCACCCTGAACCGAG GTACCATGGGGAATCATCTACTGACCAACCCCGTGCTACAACCCCGTGGGGGCACCAGCCCATACAATACACTCATTGCAGAATCTGTGGGCTTCAATCCTTCCTCGCCCCCAGTCTTCAACTCCCCAG GAAGCTACAGGGAACCCA AGCACCCCTTGGGAGGCCGGGAAGCCTGTGGCATGGACACCCTGCCCCTTAACGGCAACTTCAACAACAGCTACTCCTTGAGAAGCGGGGATTTCCCTCCAGGGGATGGGGGTCCCGAGCCACCCCGAGGTCGGAACCTGGCCGATGCCGCCGCCTTTGAGAAGATGATCATCTCAGAGCTGGTGCACAACAACCTGCGGGGGGCCAGTGGGGGCGCCAAAGGGCCTCCGCCGGAGCCTCCTGTGCCACCCGTGCCAGGGGTCAGTGAGGACGAGGCCGGCGGGCCTGGGGGTGCTGACCGGGCAGAGATTGAACTTCTCTACAAGGCCCTGGAGGAGCCACTGCTGCTGCCCCGGGCCCAGTCGGTGCTGTACCAGAGTGATCTGGATGAGTCGGAGAGCTGCACGGCAGAGGATGGGGCCACCAGTCGGCCCCTTTCCTCACCTCCCGGCCGGGACTCCCTCTATGCCAGCGGGGCCAACCTGCGGGACTCGCCCTCCTACCCGGACAGCAGCCCCGAAGGGCCTAATgaggccctgcccccacccccacctgccccCCCTGGGCCCCCAGAAATCTACTACACCTCCCGCCCGCCGGCCCTGGTGGCTCGGAATCCCCTACAGGGCTACTACCAGGTGCGGCGGCCCAGCCATGAGGGCTACCTGGCAGCCCCCAGTCTCGAGGGGCCAGGGCCCGATGGGGATGGGCAGATGCAGTTGGTCACCAGTCTCTGA